The following coding sequences lie in one Stigmatella aurantiaca genomic window:
- a CDS encoding oxidoreductase — MADLPSPRKPLRVGLIGYGLSGATFHARLLAAEPAFVLDAVSTRNAEAVARDWPSARVLSVDALLTDPTLEVAIVTSPNDSHAELARRALQAGKHVVVEKPFTLDSGEALQLGALARERGLCLAVFHNRRWDGDFLTVSQLLAQGRLGTLYSFESHFDRLRPQVKKRWKEEAVPGGGLLWDLGAHLIDQALQLFGLPESVMADLGLQRPGAQAVDWFHLLLRYGELRVILRSGSVVHEPWPRFVLHGEADAFVKYGLDPQEEQLKAGLLPGAPGWGVEPPERHGRLSQGGSVPTAPGSYGRFYGQLAAAIAGQGPVPVTAESAAEVIRVIEAAQRSASEGRRVSLA; from the coding sequence ATGGCGGACCTTCCTTCTCCTCGAAAACCCCTGCGCGTGGGCCTCATTGGCTACGGCCTGTCCGGTGCCACGTTCCACGCCCGGCTGCTCGCGGCCGAGCCCGCCTTCGTCCTGGATGCGGTCTCCACCCGGAACGCCGAGGCGGTGGCCCGGGACTGGCCCTCGGCCCGGGTGCTGTCCGTGGACGCGCTGCTGACGGACCCCACCCTGGAGGTCGCCATCGTCACCTCGCCCAATGACAGCCACGCGGAGCTGGCGCGGCGGGCGCTCCAGGCCGGCAAGCACGTGGTGGTGGAAAAACCCTTCACCCTGGACTCGGGTGAGGCGCTCCAGCTGGGCGCCCTGGCCCGGGAGCGCGGCCTGTGCCTGGCTGTTTTCCACAACCGGCGCTGGGACGGGGACTTCCTCACCGTGAGCCAGCTCCTGGCGCAGGGGCGGCTTGGCACGCTGTACAGCTTCGAGAGCCACTTCGACCGCCTGCGCCCCCAGGTGAAGAAGCGCTGGAAGGAGGAGGCGGTGCCGGGAGGGGGGCTGCTGTGGGATCTCGGCGCCCACCTGATTGATCAGGCCCTGCAACTGTTCGGCCTGCCCGAGTCGGTGATGGCGGACCTGGGCCTGCAGCGCCCCGGCGCCCAGGCCGTGGACTGGTTCCACCTGCTGCTGCGCTACGGCGAGCTGCGCGTCATCCTGCGCTCGGGCTCGGTGGTGCACGAGCCCTGGCCGCGCTTCGTGCTGCACGGCGAGGCGGATGCCTTCGTCAAATACGGGCTGGATCCCCAGGAGGAGCAGCTCAAGGCGGGCCTGCTGCCGGGCGCCCCGGGCTGGGGCGTGGAGCCCCCGGAGCGGCACGGCCGCTTGAGCCAGGGCGGAAGCGTGCCCACGGCGCCGGGAAGCTACGGACGGTTCTATGGCCAGCTGGCCGCCGCCATCGCGGGCCAGGGGCCCGTGCCTGTGACGGCGGAGAGCGCCGCGGAGGTGATCCGCGTCATCGAAGCGGCCCAGCGCAGCGCCAGCGAGGGCCGGCGCGTCTCACTGGCCTGA